A single Strix aluco isolate bStrAlu1 chromosome 38, bStrAlu1.hap1, whole genome shotgun sequence DNA region contains:
- the LPAR2 gene encoding lysophosphatidic acid receptor 2 isoform X2, with amino-acid sequence MKHCFYNETVGFFYNNSRKELTTYWRTKDVLVVALGLTVSVIVLLTNLLVITAIIINRRFHYPIYYLLGNLAAADLFAGIAYMFLMFHTGPRTAELSLKTWFIRQSLLDTSLTASVVNLLAIAVERHQTVFTMQLHSKMSNQRVMILIFCIWVTALLLGLIPSYGWHCLCALDKCSSMAPLYSRSYLTFWAISNLVIFLIMVVVYTHIFIYVKRKMTRMSKHTSFHPRYKETMISLVKTVTIILRTTRCVAPSGGSSALSVTGILNTPPRW; translated from the coding sequence ATGAAGCACTGTTTTTACAATGAGACTGTGGGGTTCTTCTACAACAACAGCCGCAAAGAGCTGACCACGTACTGGAGGACGAAGGATGTGCTGGTGGTGGCCCTGGGCCTGACAGTGAGTGTCATCGTGCTCCTGACCAACCTGCTGGTCATCACCGCTATCATCATCAACCGCCGTTTCCACTACCCCATCTACTACCTGCTGGGGAACTTGGCAGCTGCCGACCTCTTCGCTGGCATCGCGTACATGTTCCTCATGTTCCACACGGGGCCCAGGACAGCAGAGCTATCCCTGAAGACCTGGTTCATCCGTCAGAGTCTGCTGGACACCAGCTTGACAGCCTCTGTGGTGAACCTGCTGGCAATTGCTGTAGAAAGGCACCAGACTGTGTTCACCATGCAGTTACACAGCAAAATGTCCAACCAGCGGGTGATGATCCTCATCTTCTGTATTTGGGTCACGGCCCTGCTCCTGGGGCTCATCCCGTCCTACGGCTGGCACTGCCTCTGTGCCCTGGACAAGTGCTCCAGCATGGCACCGCTCTACAGCAGGAGCTACCTGACCTTCTGGGCCATTTCCAACCTGGTCATCTTCCTCATCATGGTGGTCGTCTACACGCACATCTTCATCTATGTCAAAAGGAAGATGACACGGATGTCCAAGCACACCAGCTTCCACCCCCGCTACAAGGAGACCATGATCAGCCTTGTCAAGACGGTCACTATTATCCTAA